A stretch of the Rhizomicrobium sp. genome encodes the following:
- a CDS encoding molybdopterin cofactor-binding domain-containing protein: MSVSDGKHTEGTADAPRDDPRALSRRFVLQAGGTGALLLGFELSGAAGAATGAKAFAPNAYIRIAPDDMVTLVMPSVEMGQGTYTSVPMILAEELDIPLTRVQLEAAPPDQKYYGNPIYGIQMTGGSTTIRGWWMPLRKAGASARAMLVGAAAAMWRVDPASCRTADGTVFHDPTKRSATYGSLAAHAALIPPPVNPKLKDPKTFKLVGRSLKRLDTPAKVNGTAVYGIDAMPPGVKFATLASSPVFGGRVAHVDDRAARAVQGVRQIIVLDDLVAVVGDHTWAAKLGLEALVVEWDGAHGNLSQADIWRGLGEAAGREGVVAQKTGDAIGQLRSGTVIEGDYELPFLAHAAMEPMNCTVHLRKDACEIWVGTQAMGKAQAIAVKESGLRAEQIVIHNHLIGGGFGRRLEVDGIGKAVRIARHVDGPVKVVWSREEDIQQEMYRPVYHDRMSAKLEGGRITAWRHRVVGPAILARYLPPAFVKGVDLDGVDGAVDQPYDFPHLQVEFTRHELAPVPTSFWRGVGPNSNIFSAECFIDKLARQHGIDPLVLRQRMLAKNRRALAALDHAAAKAEWTTLPRAVPGGGRFGRGIAMLSAFGSYLAAVADVAVTDDGEVRLKRIVCAVDCGTIVNPDGVLAQVQGGMIFGLSAILHGQITIEKGRVQQGNFNDYRVLRIDEIPKIEVYLMPSEEAPGGIGEPGTVVVQPAVANAVYAATGKQLTRMPIDPKEIAITRSP; this comes from the coding sequence GTGTCCGTAAGCGACGGCAAACACACGGAGGGGACGGCGGACGCGCCACGGGACGATCCGCGCGCGTTGTCGCGTCGGTTCGTGCTGCAGGCCGGCGGCACGGGCGCGTTGCTCCTGGGGTTCGAATTGTCGGGCGCAGCCGGCGCCGCGACCGGCGCAAAAGCCTTTGCGCCCAACGCTTATATTCGTATCGCGCCCGACGACATGGTGACTTTGGTGATGCCGTCGGTCGAGATGGGGCAAGGCACCTACACGTCGGTCCCGATGATCCTGGCGGAAGAGCTCGACATTCCGCTGACGCGCGTGCAGCTCGAAGCCGCGCCGCCCGACCAGAAATACTACGGCAATCCCATATACGGCATCCAAATGACGGGCGGTTCGACGACGATCCGCGGCTGGTGGATGCCGTTGCGCAAGGCCGGCGCCAGCGCCCGCGCCATGCTGGTCGGCGCGGCAGCCGCGATGTGGCGCGTCGATCCGGCGAGCTGCCGTACCGCCGATGGAACGGTTTTCCACGATCCGACCAAGCGTTCGGCGACATATGGCTCGCTTGCAGCCCATGCCGCGCTGATCCCGCCGCCGGTCAATCCGAAGCTCAAGGATCCGAAAACCTTCAAGCTGGTGGGCCGTTCGCTGAAGCGGCTCGATACGCCGGCCAAGGTGAACGGCACGGCCGTCTATGGCATCGACGCCATGCCGCCCGGCGTCAAATTCGCGACGCTTGCGTCCAGCCCGGTATTCGGCGGCCGGGTTGCGCATGTCGATGATCGGGCGGCACGCGCGGTACAGGGCGTCCGCCAAATCATCGTGCTCGACGATCTGGTCGCGGTCGTCGGCGACCACACGTGGGCGGCGAAGTTGGGCCTCGAGGCGCTGGTGGTCGAATGGGACGGTGCGCATGGCAACCTTTCGCAAGCCGACATCTGGCGCGGCTTGGGAGAGGCCGCCGGCCGCGAAGGCGTCGTGGCGCAGAAGACCGGTGATGCGATCGGGCAATTGCGCAGTGGAACGGTGATCGAAGGCGACTACGAGCTGCCTTTCCTGGCGCACGCCGCCATGGAGCCGATGAACTGCACCGTACACCTGCGCAAGGACGCTTGCGAAATCTGGGTCGGCACCCAGGCGATGGGAAAGGCACAGGCCATCGCGGTCAAGGAGAGCGGCCTGCGTGCCGAGCAGATCGTCATCCACAATCACCTGATCGGCGGCGGCTTCGGCCGGCGGCTGGAAGTCGACGGCATCGGCAAGGCCGTCCGCATCGCCCGGCATGTCGACGGGCCGGTCAAGGTCGTGTGGTCGCGCGAGGAGGATATCCAGCAGGAGATGTACCGGCCGGTCTATCACGACCGCATGTCGGCAAAGCTCGAAGGCGGCCGCATAACGGCCTGGCGTCATCGCGTGGTCGGTCCGGCGATCCTGGCGCGCTATCTCCCGCCGGCCTTCGTCAAAGGCGTCGATCTGGATGGCGTCGACGGCGCAGTCGATCAACCTTACGACTTTCCGCATCTGCAGGTCGAGTTCACCCGGCACGAGCTGGCGCCGGTGCCGACCAGTTTCTGGCGCGGCGTCGGGCCGAACAGCAACATCTTCTCGGCGGAATGCTTCATCGACAAGCTGGCGCGGCAACACGGAATCGATCCGCTCGTCCTGCGGCAGCGGATGCTGGCGAAGAACCGCCGCGCCCTCGCGGCGCTTGATCATGCCGCGGCGAAGGCGGAATGGACGACCCTGCCCCGCGCCGTTCCCGGCGGCGGGCGGTTCGGTCGCGGCATCGCGATGCTGTCGGCGTTCGGCAGCTATCTCGCGGCGGTCGCCGACGTCGCGGTGACCGATGACGGGGAGGTCCGGCTCAAACGCATCGTCTGCGCCGTCGATTGCGGCACGATCGTCAATCCCGATGGCGTCTTGGCGCAGGTGCAGGGCGGCATGATCTTCGGCCTCAGCGCCATACTCCACGGACAGATCACGATCGAGAAAGGCCGCGTGCAGCAGGGCAACTTCAACGACTATCGCGTGCTGCGGATAGACGAGATTCCGAAGATCGAGGTGTACCTCATGCCCAGTGAGGAGGCGCCTGGCGGCATCGGCGAGCCGGGCACGGTCGTCGTGCAGCCGGCCGTTGCCAATGCCGTCTATGCGGCCACCGGCAAGCAACTCACCCGCATGCCCATCGACCCGAAGGAAATCGCAATCACGAGGTCCCCATGA
- a CDS encoding MFS transporter — protein MTAAAPSMSAESIVRLQWLLGTACAALIANLYYAQPLTGLIGGAIGIPPQSVGLLVTLPLAGYGAGMLMLVPLADLFENRRLVLALVAGEAVCVLLLALLSRPELFLGAAFATGVLASAVQVLVPYVTYVTPEAMRGQAVGKVVSGVMLGIMLARPLSSFVSDMWSWRAIFWISAGLLTVLFAALWLALPNRQPAADVRYGNLLISMGRIFATTPILRRRAFYHALMFGAFSVFWTAVPLWLTGPQFNLSQRGVALVALAGVAGAVAPPLAGRMADNGFTRSGTIAAMLLAAGAVLATLLVRGGSLADVVVVALCAIVLDFAVSANLVFGQRAIYALAPDQRSRVNSLFMTTFFVGGAIASALSGWMYFRFGWPGIVALGGALPLFGLLYLSTERQ, from the coding sequence ATGACCGCGGCCGCGCCGTCGATGAGCGCCGAGAGCATCGTTCGCCTGCAATGGCTGCTGGGCACGGCCTGCGCGGCCCTGATTGCCAACCTTTACTACGCCCAGCCTTTGACCGGTCTGATAGGCGGAGCCATCGGCATTCCACCGCAGAGTGTCGGTCTTCTGGTCACGCTGCCGCTCGCCGGCTACGGCGCCGGCATGCTGATGCTGGTGCCGCTGGCGGATCTGTTCGAGAATCGCCGCCTCGTCCTGGCGCTGGTTGCGGGCGAAGCGGTCTGTGTCCTGCTGCTCGCGCTTCTTTCGCGACCCGAACTTTTTCTCGGCGCGGCCTTCGCCACCGGCGTTCTGGCCTCCGCCGTCCAGGTGCTCGTGCCCTATGTCACCTATGTCACTCCCGAGGCAATGCGCGGCCAGGCGGTCGGCAAGGTGGTGAGCGGCGTCATGCTGGGAATCATGCTCGCACGACCGCTGTCGAGTTTCGTCTCCGATATGTGGTCGTGGCGGGCGATTTTCTGGATTTCGGCAGGGCTTCTGACAGTGCTTTTCGCCGCGCTATGGCTCGCCTTGCCGAACCGTCAACCCGCCGCGGATGTCCGCTATGGCAACTTGCTGATCTCCATGGGCCGCATCTTCGCGACGACGCCCATTCTGCGCCGCCGCGCCTTCTACCACGCCCTCATGTTCGGCGCTTTCAGCGTGTTCTGGACCGCCGTGCCGCTCTGGCTGACTGGTCCGCAATTCAACCTGTCGCAGCGCGGGGTCGCTCTGGTGGCATTGGCCGGCGTCGCGGGGGCGGTGGCGCCGCCGCTGGCCGGCCGCATGGCGGACAACGGCTTCACGCGGAGCGGCACGATCGCGGCAATGCTGCTGGCGGCCGGTGCCGTCCTGGCGACCCTGCTGGTTCGCGGAGGATCACTCGCCGACGTCGTGGTTGTTGCGCTCTGCGCGATCGTTCTCGACTTCGCGGTGTCCGCGAACCTCGTATTCGGACAGCGCGCGATCTACGCGCTCGCGCCCGATCAGCGCAGCAGGGTCAACAGCCTCTTCATGACGACCTTTTTTGTCGGGGGCGCGATCGCGTCCGCGTTGAGCGGCTGGATGTATTTTCGGTTCGGCTGGCCGGGCATTGTCGCGCTCGGCGGCGCGCTGCCGCTGTTCGGACTTCTGTATCTGAGTACCGAGCGGCAATGA
- a CDS encoding NADH:flavin oxidoreductase/NADH oxidase, translating to MSPLFSPLKLRGLTLPNRIVVAPMCQYSAKNGAMNEWHLVHLGGLSFSGAGMLCIEGTAVVPEGRITPGDLGLWDDETEDSFRPALAAIRKHSGIAVTLQLAHAGRKGSCRVPWEGGQQLPLSSGGWTTPAPSAVPHKDGERAPAALDADGMRRVRLAFAEAAQRAERLGIDAIEIHGAHGYLIHEFLSPIANRRNDDYGGSLENRMRFPLEIFETVRAAFPPAKPIGVKVSTSDWMEGGWDLVQSVEYAKALKARGVDWVTASSAGISPLQKIVEGPGYQTPFSEGIKVGANVETIAIGLITGARQAEEIIASGKADLVALARAMLYDPRWAWHAAAELGGTVQAPPQYWRARPHGQSGLFGEGVSGSR from the coding sequence ATGAGCCCACTGTTCTCGCCCCTAAAGCTGCGCGGCCTCACGCTGCCCAACAGGATCGTGGTGGCGCCGATGTGCCAATACTCCGCCAAGAACGGCGCGATGAACGAGTGGCATCTGGTCCATCTGGGCGGCCTCTCCTTCTCCGGCGCCGGCATGCTGTGCATCGAGGGGACGGCGGTGGTGCCCGAGGGGCGCATAACACCCGGCGACCTCGGCCTGTGGGACGATGAGACCGAGGATTCCTTCCGCCCGGCGCTCGCCGCCATTCGCAAGCATTCCGGGATCGCCGTGACACTGCAGCTTGCCCATGCCGGGCGCAAAGGCTCGTGCCGCGTGCCATGGGAGGGCGGACAGCAATTGCCGCTCTCGTCGGGAGGATGGACCACGCCGGCGCCGTCCGCGGTTCCGCACAAGGACGGAGAGAGGGCCCCGGCGGCGCTCGACGCCGACGGCATGCGCCGCGTCCGTCTGGCATTTGCCGAGGCCGCGCAGCGTGCCGAACGTCTCGGCATCGACGCAATTGAGATCCACGGCGCACATGGCTATCTCATCCATGAGTTCCTCTCGCCCATCGCCAACCGCCGCAACGACGACTATGGCGGATCGCTGGAGAACCGCATGCGCTTTCCGCTCGAGATATTCGAAACGGTGCGTGCAGCGTTCCCGCCCGCCAAGCCCATCGGCGTGAAAGTCTCGACCAGCGACTGGATGGAAGGCGGCTGGGACCTCGTGCAATCCGTCGAATATGCCAAGGCGCTGAAGGCGCGGGGCGTGGATTGGGTCACGGCCTCGTCCGCCGGCATCTCGCCGCTTCAGAAGATCGTCGAAGGCCCCGGCTACCAGACGCCGTTTTCGGAAGGCATCAAGGTGGGCGCGAATGTCGAAACCATCGCGATCGGGCTCATCACCGGCGCGCGCCAGGCCGAAGAGATCATCGCCAGCGGCAAGGCCGATCTCGTCGCGCTGGCGCGGGCCATGCTCTACGACCCGCGCTGGGCCTGGCATGCCGCGGCGGAGCTCGGCGGCACGGTGCAGGCTCCGCCGCAGTATTGGCGCGCCCGGCCCCACGGCCAGAGCGGTCTGTTCGGCGAAGGCGTTTCCGGTTCCCGTTAG
- a CDS encoding zincin-like metallopeptidase domain-containing protein has protein sequence MSQHSQQPNNGAPRANLYQDVTDAIARELEKGAVPWVKPWTANTAPLGMPRSAASRKFYSGINVLILWDAVLTRGYAAQEWLTFRQALNLGGHVRRGEKGTTICHADNFVPKAERERVAETGEAANVVPFLKRFVVFNIEQCDGLPSHIVAKPKPVPPSELNAGADALIAATSARFVEGGGDAFYHQGEDFIRLPFRETFLTPADYYCTALHELGHWTAHPTRLHRDLKHRFGSSAYAREELIAELTSAFLCAHLTIVPQIRHAGYLCHWLQILKEDSRAIFHAASQASKASEFILAFMHRNDNEIPATGVAG, from the coding sequence ATGAGCCAGCATTCCCAGCAGCCGAACAACGGCGCACCCCGCGCCAATCTCTACCAAGACGTCACCGACGCCATCGCCCGCGAACTGGAAAAAGGCGCAGTGCCATGGGTGAAACCGTGGACAGCCAATACCGCGCCGCTCGGCATGCCGCGCAGTGCCGCGAGCCGCAAATTTTATTCCGGCATCAATGTGCTGATCCTCTGGGATGCGGTGCTGACACGCGGCTACGCCGCGCAGGAGTGGCTGACTTTTCGCCAAGCCTTGAACCTCGGCGGGCATGTGCGCCGGGGCGAGAAGGGCACCACCATCTGCCACGCCGACAATTTTGTCCCGAAGGCTGAACGCGAACGCGTTGCCGAAACGGGCGAGGCGGCGAATGTCGTGCCGTTCCTCAAGCGGTTTGTCGTGTTCAATATCGAACAGTGCGATGGTCTCCCATCGCACATCGTGGCGAAGCCCAAGCCCGTTCCGCCGTCCGAGTTGAACGCCGGAGCGGATGCGCTTATCGCTGCCACGAGCGCGCGATTTGTCGAAGGCGGCGGCGACGCTTTCTACCATCAGGGCGAAGATTTTATCCGCCTGCCGTTTCGCGAGACGTTCCTTACGCCCGCCGACTACTATTGCACCGCCCTGCATGAGCTTGGGCACTGGACGGCGCATCCCACACGGCTCCATCGCGACCTGAAACACCGCTTCGGCTCATCGGCCTATGCGCGCGAAGAACTCATTGCCGAACTCACCAGTGCGTTCCTGTGCGCGCATCTGACCATCGTCCCGCAAATCCGCCATGCGGGGTATCTGTGTCACTGGCTGCAAATCCTCAAAGAGGATTCCCGCGCGATCTTTCATGCCGCCAGCCAAGCCAGCAAAGCGAGCGAGTTCATCCTCGCCTTCATGCATAGGAACGACAACGAAATTCCTGCCACGGGCGTGGCCGGATAG
- a CDS encoding alpha/beta hydrolase, whose translation MPASIAAVAAVTIVLVHGAFADGSGWRGVTKRLETDGYSVVAPANTLRSVGSDADVVAGLLKTIKGPVVLVGHSYGGMVITNAARGIANVKALVYVDAFAPDKGESAAALGAKFPGGIGADSLAPAPLTSGVDLYIRADRFHAVFAADVDPAEAKFMAETQRAITQAAFIEPSGEPAWKTIPSWFVYGSGDLCIAPALHAFFAERAHAREVKVITGASHVAMISHPDEVAEVIERAAAAQ comes from the coding sequence ATGCCTGCAAGCATCGCCGCCGTGGCGGCCGTTACGATCGTTCTGGTTCATGGCGCCTTCGCCGACGGGTCGGGTTGGCGCGGCGTGACGAAGCGTCTCGAGACCGACGGCTATTCCGTCGTCGCCCCGGCCAACACGCTGCGCAGCGTCGGCTCGGACGCCGACGTCGTTGCCGGCCTCCTGAAGACGATCAAGGGACCGGTCGTCCTGGTCGGCCATTCCTATGGCGGCATGGTCATCACGAACGCGGCCAGGGGCATCGCGAATGTGAAGGCACTGGTCTATGTCGATGCCTTCGCGCCTGACAAGGGCGAGAGCGCGGCGGCGCTGGGCGCGAAGTTTCCCGGCGGCATCGGTGCCGATTCGTTGGCGCCGGCGCCGCTGACCTCCGGCGTTGACCTCTATATCCGTGCCGACCGCTTCCACGCGGTGTTCGCCGCCGATGTCGATCCGGCCGAAGCCAAGTTCATGGCGGAAACGCAGCGGGCGATCACCCAGGCGGCTTTCATCGAACCGTCGGGCGAACCTGCCTGGAAGACGATCCCGAGCTGGTTCGTCTATGGCTCGGGTGATCTTTGCATTGCGCCCGCCTTGCACGCCTTCTTCGCGGAGCGCGCGCATGCACGCGAGGTGAAGGTCATCACCGGCGCGTCGCACGTTGCGATGATCAGCCATCCCGACGAAGTCGCGGAAGTGATCGAACGCGCCGCGGCGGCACAATAG
- a CDS encoding aldo/keto reductase, with protein MTTPDAAKAGTFRIGGTVAVNRLGFGAMRITGDGFWGEPADPDECLRMLRHLPELGVNFVDTANSYGPGVSERLIREALHPYKGMLIATKAGLTRPGPNNWVPNGRPDYLIAEAKSSARRLGVEQIALWQLHRIDPKVPAAEQFGAIKALLDSGLIRHAGLSEVSVAQIQAASRVFDVATVQNRYNLVDRSSEAVLDYCEANGIGFIPWFPLAAGDLARPGSLLNKIAKTRGATPGQIALAWLLKRSPVILPIPGTSRVSHLEDNVAAAGVALSDDEFADLNAAARALS; from the coding sequence ATGACGACTCCCGACGCGGCAAAGGCCGGCACGTTCAGAATCGGCGGCACGGTCGCCGTGAACCGGCTCGGTTTCGGCGCCATGCGCATCACCGGCGATGGCTTCTGGGGCGAGCCCGCGGATCCCGACGAATGCCTGCGGATGCTCCGGCACCTGCCGGAACTCGGCGTGAACTTCGTCGATACGGCCAATTCCTATGGACCGGGCGTCTCGGAGCGGCTGATCCGCGAGGCGCTGCACCCTTACAAGGGCATGCTCATCGCGACCAAGGCCGGCTTGACGCGGCCGGGCCCGAACAATTGGGTGCCCAATGGCCGTCCCGACTATCTGATCGCAGAAGCCAAGAGCAGCGCGCGCCGCCTGGGCGTGGAGCAGATTGCGCTCTGGCAGCTCCATCGTATCGATCCCAAGGTGCCCGCAGCCGAGCAGTTCGGTGCGATCAAGGCGCTGCTCGACAGCGGCCTCATCCGTCACGCGGGCCTGAGCGAGGTTTCGGTCGCGCAAATCCAGGCGGCGTCGCGCGTGTTCGATGTCGCCACGGTTCAGAACCGCTATAATCTGGTCGATCGCAGCAGCGAAGCGGTGCTCGACTATTGTGAGGCGAACGGTATTGGGTTCATACCGTGGTTCCCGCTCGCGGCCGGCGATCTCGCCCGGCCCGGCTCGCTGCTCAACAAGATTGCCAAGACGCGCGGCGCGACGCCGGGACAGATCGCGCTTGCATGGCTGCTGAAGCGCAGCCCTGTGATCCTGCCGATTCCGGGCACCTCCCGGGTCTCCCATCTGGAGGACAACGTTGCGGCTGCTGGCGTGGCGCTCTCCGACGATGAATTCGCCGATCTGAATGCCGCTGCGCGGGCGCTTAGCTAA
- a CDS encoding nuclear transport factor 2 family protein, with translation MKGTLEQSNKARALEAFDALFNRRDFEAAEKSWSPDYVQHSAHVPQGREGLFNLVKSLPPSARYEPGLVMADGDMVMMHGRFSGRGSSPNWIAVDIVRMVDGVLVEHWDVIQDEASRAASKSGLPMFGASFPGES, from the coding sequence ATGAAGGGAACGTTGGAGCAGAGCAACAAGGCACGCGCGCTCGAGGCGTTCGACGCACTGTTCAACAGGCGCGATTTCGAAGCCGCCGAGAAGTCCTGGTCGCCGGACTACGTTCAGCACAGCGCGCATGTTCCACAGGGCCGCGAGGGCCTGTTCAATCTGGTCAAGAGCTTGCCGCCGTCGGCAAGGTACGAACCGGGCCTGGTGATGGCGGACGGCGACATGGTGATGATGCACGGACGTTTCTCGGGGCGCGGATCGTCCCCGAACTGGATCGCCGTGGACATCGTCCGCATGGTGGACGGCGTCCTGGTCGAGCATTGGGATGTGATCCAGGACGAGGCCTCCCGCGCCGCCTCGAAGAGCGGTCTTCCCATGTTCGGCGCGTCTTTTCCCGGTGAAAGCTGA
- a CDS encoding DUF3237 domain-containing protein, giving the protein MSIGRNIELPEALKTIRTRLLFVVRPDVKATVVVGATPEAFRRVGIVQGGTFEGDRLSGEVLDGGNDWQTIRDDGATTLDVRLVLRTTDGVLIAMTYQGIRHGPPELMARVDKGEPVDPAQYYFRINPRFETASPEYGWLNRVFAIGAGYRLPNGPVYSVFEVL; this is encoded by the coding sequence ATGTCGATAGGCCGGAACATCGAGCTGCCGGAAGCTCTCAAGACCATCCGCACGCGGCTGCTCTTTGTCGTACGCCCGGACGTCAAGGCGACCGTCGTGGTCGGCGCGACGCCCGAGGCGTTTCGGCGGGTCGGCATCGTGCAGGGCGGCACGTTCGAAGGCGACCGCCTGTCGGGCGAGGTCTTGGACGGCGGCAACGACTGGCAGACGATACGCGACGACGGTGCGACGACGCTGGACGTTCGCCTGGTGCTCAGAACAACCGACGGGGTGCTCATCGCGATGACCTATCAAGGCATCCGCCATGGACCGCCCGAGCTGATGGCCAGGGTCGACAAGGGCGAGCCGGTGGATCCCGCACAATACTATTTCCGGATCAATCCGCGCTTCGAGACGGCATCGCCGGAATATGGCTGGCTCAACCGGGTTTTCGCGATCGGCGCCGGCTACCGCCTGCCGAACGGTCCGGTCTACAGCGTCTTTGAAGTTCTTTGA